A genomic region of Arachis hypogaea cultivar Tifrunner chromosome 5, arahy.Tifrunner.gnm2.J5K5, whole genome shotgun sequence contains the following coding sequences:
- the LOC112803963 gene encoding uncharacterized mitochondrial protein AtMg00310-like: protein MASWEDLGRYLWLPARWERSKNKALEWIQENILDKMQGWKEKLLNQAGKEVLIKAVIQAIPAYAMNVIKFPKSFCKKIESAIARFWWTNNGKEISIHWKSWTKLTKSKSNEGLGFKDLECQNIAHLAKQAWRLLNEEDATWAQILKAIYYPNCSLWKAGRGGNTSWIWKSILEGRDFLRRKGRWSVGSGAGIDIWEDNWVVGIHKLGRGGQNRYRRVSELVREGEGWDLNKIHDIFQGNVWLN from the coding sequence ATGGCGTCATGGGAAGATCTGGGAAGATACCTTTGGTTACCTGCGAGATGGGAAAGATCCAAGAACAAGGCGCTGGAGTGGATACAAGAGAATATTCTAGATAAAATGCAAGGATGGAAAGAGAAGCTATTAAATCAAGCTGGAAAGGAGGTTTTGATAAAGGCAGTTATACAGGCGATTCCAGCCTATGCCATGAACGTGATCAAATTCCCCAAatctttttgcaagaaaattgaaTCAGCAATTGCGAGATTTTGGTGGACGAACAATGGAAAGGAAATAAGCATTCATTGGAAGAGCTGGACAAAATTGACCAAGAGTAAATCAAATGAAGGCTTGGGGTTCAAGGATTTAGAATGCCAAAATATAGCTCACTTGGCTAAGCAAGCTTGGAGACTTTTAAATGAGGAAGATGCTACATGGGCTCAAATTCTAAAGGCCATCTATTACCCTAATTGCAGCCTATGGAAAGCGGGAAGAGGAGGAAACACATCATGGATATGGAAGAGCATATTAGAGGGAAGAGATTTCCTTAGAAGGAAAGGAAGGTGGAGTGTTGGAAGCGGAGCAGGAATAGATATTTGGGAAGACAATTGGGTGGTAGGAATCCACAAGTTGGGGAGAGGTGGACAAAATCGATACAGAAGAGTGAGCGAGTTGGTAAGAGAGGGCGAGGGTTGGGACTTAAACAAAATTCATGACATTTTTCAGGGTAATGTGTGGCTGAATTGA